A region from the Inhella inkyongensis genome encodes:
- the secA gene encoding preprotein translocase subunit SecA produces the protein MLPKLLTSLFGSRNERLLRQYRKVVQTINAMEPAMEALSDDGLRAKTEELKGRVAKGESLDAVLPEAFALVREGSKRALKMRHFDVQLIGGMVLHDGKIAEMRTGEGKTLMSTLPVFLNALTGKGVHVVTVNDYLARRDAEWMGKLYNFLGLTVGVNESQVPREVKQAAYNADITYGTNNEYGFDYLRDNMVQTVEERVQRGLAYAIVDEVDSILIDEARTPLIISGQADDHTDVYLRINAMAPQLKKQIGEEDPRTGEGVIEAGDFTVDEKSHQIFLTEAGHESAERLLNAAGLLPEGASLYDPSYISLVHHLYASLRAHHVFQKDTHYVVQNGEVIIVDEFTGRLMTGRRWSDGLHQAVEAKEGVKIQAENQTLASITFQNYFRMYGKLGGMTGTADTEAYEFQEIYGLETVVIPPNRPTIRKDELDLVYKTTKEKYEAVIKDIRAAHERGQPVLVGTTSIENSEIVSKLLDQAKLPHNVLNAKQHAKEAEIIAQAGRPGQITIATNMAGRGTDIVLGGNVEKQIQILEADESVPAAEKAARIQKLKDEWAGLNEQVKAAGGLRVVSTERHESRRIDNQLRGRSGRQGDPGASRFYLSLDDSLMRIFAGERVKAVMERLKMPDGEAIEAGIVTRSLEGAQRKVEGRNFDIRKQLLEYDDVSNDQRKVIYQQRNDILETADLLPQIRHLREGAVTDLVRAHVPAESLEEQWDLPALQRALKDEWQLELDLVGMTKAADSITDEDILEKTLAAAHAMFDAKVAAIGAEQFMPFVRMVLLQSIDHRWREHLAALDYLRQGIHLRGYAQKNPKQEYKREAFELFSQLLDAVKLEVTRVLMNVRIQTEAEAQAAAEEAARAAAAEMPRNLTYTHPNEDGSVSQEAAASSEFLGVGRNDACPCGSGKKFKFCHGKLA, from the coding sequence ATGTTGCCCAAGCTCCTCACGTCCCTATTCGGCAGCCGCAACGAGCGCCTGTTGCGCCAATATCGCAAGGTGGTGCAGACCATCAACGCGATGGAGCCCGCGATGGAGGCGCTCAGCGATGACGGCCTGCGCGCCAAGACCGAGGAACTCAAAGGCCGGGTGGCCAAGGGTGAAAGCCTGGACGCCGTGCTGCCTGAGGCCTTTGCGCTGGTGCGCGAGGGCAGCAAGCGCGCCCTCAAGATGCGCCATTTCGACGTGCAGTTGATCGGCGGCATGGTGTTGCACGACGGCAAGATTGCCGAAATGCGCACCGGCGAGGGCAAGACCCTGATGTCCACCTTGCCCGTGTTCCTGAACGCCCTGACGGGTAAGGGCGTGCATGTGGTGACGGTCAACGACTATCTGGCGCGGCGTGACGCCGAGTGGATGGGCAAGCTCTACAACTTCCTGGGCTTGACGGTCGGGGTCAACGAGAGCCAGGTGCCGCGTGAGGTCAAGCAGGCGGCCTACAACGCCGACATCACCTACGGCACCAACAACGAGTACGGCTTCGACTATCTGCGCGACAACATGGTGCAGACAGTGGAAGAGCGGGTCCAGCGCGGTCTGGCCTACGCCATCGTGGATGAGGTCGATTCGATCCTGATCGATGAGGCGCGCACGCCGCTGATCATTTCGGGTCAGGCTGATGACCACACCGACGTCTATCTGCGTATCAACGCGATGGCGCCGCAGCTCAAGAAGCAGATTGGCGAAGAAGATCCGCGCACCGGCGAGGGCGTGATCGAGGCCGGCGACTTCACGGTGGACGAGAAGTCGCATCAGATCTTCCTGACCGAGGCGGGTCACGAAAGCGCCGAGCGCCTGCTCAATGCCGCCGGCCTGCTGCCCGAGGGCGCCAGCCTCTACGACCCCAGCTATATCTCGCTGGTGCACCACCTCTACGCCAGCTTGCGCGCTCACCATGTGTTCCAGAAGGACACGCATTACGTGGTGCAGAACGGCGAGGTCATCATCGTCGACGAGTTCACCGGTCGCCTGATGACGGGCCGGCGCTGGAGCGATGGCCTGCACCAGGCCGTGGAGGCCAAGGAAGGCGTGAAGATTCAGGCCGAAAACCAGACCCTGGCCTCGATCACCTTCCAGAACTACTTCCGCATGTACGGCAAGCTCGGCGGCATGACGGGCACGGCCGATACCGAGGCCTACGAATTCCAGGAGATCTACGGTCTAGAGACCGTGGTGATTCCGCCCAACCGCCCGACCATCCGCAAGGACGAACTGGACCTGGTCTACAAGACCACCAAGGAAAAGTACGAGGCGGTCATCAAGGACATTCGCGCGGCGCACGAGCGCGGCCAGCCGGTGCTGGTCGGCACCACCTCGATCGAGAACTCGGAGATCGTCTCCAAGTTGCTGGACCAGGCCAAGCTGCCGCACAACGTGCTCAATGCCAAGCAGCACGCCAAGGAGGCTGAGATCATTGCCCAGGCCGGTCGCCCGGGCCAGATCACCATCGCCACCAATATGGCGGGTCGCGGTACCGACATCGTGCTGGGCGGCAACGTCGAGAAGCAGATCCAGATTCTGGAAGCCGACGAGAGCGTGCCGGCCGCGGAAAAGGCGGCCCGTATTCAAAAGCTCAAGGACGAGTGGGCCGGCCTGAACGAGCAGGTGAAGGCGGCCGGCGGTTTGCGCGTCGTGTCCACCGAACGCCATGAAAGCCGCCGTATCGACAACCAGCTGCGTGGCCGCTCGGGGCGTCAGGGTGATCCGGGTGCTTCGCGCTTCTACCTGTCGCTGGACGATTCGCTGATGCGCATCTTTGCTGGCGAGCGCGTCAAGGCGGTGATGGAGCGTCTGAAGATGCCCGACGGCGAGGCGATCGAGGCTGGCATCGTCACCCGTTCGCTCGAGGGCGCACAACGCAAGGTCGAGGGCCGCAACTTCGATATTCGCAAGCAGTTGCTGGAGTACGACGACGTCTCCAACGACCAGCGCAAGGTGATCTACCAGCAGCGCAATGACATCCTGGAGACCGCCGATCTGCTGCCGCAGATTCGCCATCTGCGGGAGGGTGCGGTGACCGATCTGGTGCGTGCCCATGTGCCAGCCGAGAGCCTCGAAGAGCAATGGGATCTCCCCGCCCTGCAGCGTGCCCTTAAGGACGAGTGGCAGCTGGAGCTTGACCTGGTTGGCATGACCAAGGCGGCCGATAGCATCACCGACGAGGACATCCTGGAAAAGACCCTGGCCGCCGCGCATGCGATGTTCGATGCCAAGGTCGCGGCCATCGGTGCCGAACAGTTCATGCCTTTCGTGCGCATGGTGCTCTTGCAGTCCATCGATCATCGTTGGCGGGAGCATCTGGCGGCGCTGGACTATCTGCGCCAGGGTATTCATCTGCGCGGCTATGCGCAGAAGAACCCAAAGCAGGAATACAAGCGCGAGGCCTTTGAGCTGTTCTCGCAGTTGCTCGACGCCGTGAAGCTGGAAGTGACGCGCGTGCTCATGAATGTGCGCATCCAGACCGAGGCCGAAGCCCAGGCCGCAGCCGAGGAGGCCGCGCGAGCCGCTGCCGCCGAGATGCCGCGCAACCTCACCTACACCCATCCGAATGAGGATGGCTCCGTCTCGCAAGAGGCCGCTGCCAGCTCAGAGTTCCTGGGCGTGGGCCGCAACGACGCCTGCCCCTGCGGCAGCGGCAAGAAGTTCAAGTTCTGTCACGGCAAACTGGCCTAA
- a CDS encoding cytochrome c1, translating to MKKIIASLLTALSLSAFAAGGGVAWDRFPPEKMSDMASLQNGAKLFANYCLNCHAAAFHRFNRLREIGLTEAQIKDNLMFTTEKVGETMKVAMDAKEAKEWFGATPPDLTLVARSRADGAKGSGADYLYTLWRSYYRDETKATGWDNLAFPSIGMPHVLWELQGERKPIFEERESHGHKEKVFSGRWEVVKPGLMTAQQYDSAVGDLVAYLKWMAEPQAAQRFNLGVWVLVFLGVFALFAWRLNAAYWKDVK from the coding sequence ATGAAAAAAATCATCGCCTCCCTGTTGACCGCCCTGAGCCTGAGCGCTTTTGCCGCCGGCGGCGGTGTGGCCTGGGACCGCTTCCCCCCTGAGAAGATGAGCGACATGGCGTCGTTGCAAAACGGTGCCAAGCTGTTCGCCAATTACTGCCTGAACTGCCACGCGGCGGCCTTCCATCGCTTCAACCGTCTGCGCGAGATCGGTCTGACCGAAGCGCAGATCAAGGACAACCTGATGTTCACCACCGAAAAGGTGGGCGAGACCATGAAGGTTGCGATGGATGCCAAAGAGGCCAAGGAATGGTTTGGCGCCACCCCGCCCGACTTGACCCTGGTGGCGCGCTCGCGCGCCGATGGCGCCAAGGGCAGCGGCGCCGACTACCTCTACACGCTGTGGCGCAGCTACTACCGCGACGAGACCAAGGCGACCGGTTGGGACAACCTGGCTTTCCCGTCGATCGGCATGCCCCATGTGTTGTGGGAACTGCAGGGCGAGCGCAAGCCTATCTTTGAGGAGCGTGAGTCACACGGCCACAAGGAGAAGGTCTTCAGCGGCCGCTGGGAAGTCGTCAAGCCGGGTCTGATGACTGCGCAGCAATACGACAGCGCGGTCGGTGATCTCGTGGCTTATCTGAAGTGGATGGCCGAGCCACAGGCTGCGCAGCGCTTCAACCTGGGCGTGTGGGTGCTGGTGTTCCTGGGTGTGTTTGCGCTGTTTGCCTGGCGCCTGAACGCGGCCTACTGGAAAGACGTGAAGTAA
- a CDS encoding cytochrome b: MAEFKDAPAGASVGVKTMTWLENRFPTAFDAYKVHMSEYYAPKNFNWWYIFGSLALLVLVIQIVTGIFLVMHYKPDANLAFASVEYIMRDVPWGWLVRYMHSTGASAFFVVVYLHMYRGLIYGSYRKPRELVWIFGCAIFLCLMAEAFMGYLLPWGQMSYWGAQVIVNLFAAIPFVGPDLALMIRGDFVVSDATLNRFFSFHVIAVPLVLLGLVVAHLLALHDVGSNNPDGVEIKKGPKDAKGRPLDGVPFHPYYTVHDIYAVSLFLMVFCSIVFFAPELGGYFLEFNNFIPADPLKTPAHIAPVWYFTPFYSMLRATTSAFMPFMWLFFVVVGLVTVRRSSLPALFKSGYWGLMAVLFFLFGVPAVIGGWMGMEIANPLLAGFDAKFWGVVVMGGTVVILFFLPWFDKAPVNSIRYRPDWNKWLYAVFVVVFLILGYLGVQPPSTAGTIVSQIGTLFYMGFFLLMPWWSVKGEFKTPPDRVNFTAH; this comes from the coding sequence ATGGCCGAATTCAAAGACGCGCCCGCAGGCGCCTCGGTGGGTGTGAAGACCATGACCTGGCTGGAGAACCGGTTCCCGACCGCGTTCGACGCCTACAAGGTCCATATGTCGGAGTACTACGCACCGAAGAATTTCAACTGGTGGTACATCTTTGGCTCGCTGGCCCTGCTGGTGCTGGTGATCCAGATCGTCACCGGCATCTTCCTGGTGATGCACTACAAGCCGGACGCCAACCTGGCGTTTGCTTCGGTCGAGTACATCATGCGCGACGTGCCCTGGGGCTGGCTGGTGCGCTACATGCACTCCACCGGCGCCTCGGCCTTCTTCGTCGTGGTGTACCTGCACATGTACCGTGGCCTGATCTACGGCAGCTACCGCAAGCCGCGCGAGCTGGTCTGGATCTTCGGCTGTGCGATCTTCCTGTGCCTGATGGCCGAGGCCTTCATGGGCTATCTGCTGCCCTGGGGCCAGATGAGCTATTGGGGCGCCCAGGTGATCGTGAATCTGTTCGCGGCCATTCCCTTCGTCGGCCCGGACCTGGCTCTGATGATCCGCGGTGACTTCGTGGTGTCGGACGCCACCCTGAACCGATTCTTCAGCTTCCACGTGATCGCCGTGCCGCTGGTCCTGCTGGGCCTGGTGGTGGCGCATTTGCTGGCCCTGCATGATGTGGGTTCCAACAACCCCGACGGTGTCGAGATCAAGAAGGGCCCCAAGGACGCCAAGGGCCGCCCGCTTGACGGCGTGCCTTTCCACCCCTACTACACGGTGCATGACATCTACGCGGTGTCGCTGTTCCTGATGGTGTTCTGCTCCATCGTGTTCTTTGCGCCGGAGTTGGGGGGCTACTTCCTGGAGTTCAACAACTTCATCCCGGCCGATCCGCTGAAGACCCCGGCTCACATCGCCCCGGTCTGGTACTTCACGCCCTTCTACTCGATGCTGCGTGCGACCACCTCGGCCTTCATGCCCTTCATGTGGCTGTTCTTCGTCGTTGTGGGCCTGGTGACGGTGCGTCGCTCCAGCCTGCCGGCGCTGTTCAAGAGCGGCTACTGGGGCTTGATGGCAGTGCTGTTCTTCCTGTTTGGCGTGCCGGCCGTGATCGGTGGCTGGATGGGCATGGAGATCGCCAACCCGCTGTTGGCTGGCTTTGACGCCAAGTTCTGGGGCGTGGTGGTGATGGGCGGTACTGTGGTGATCCTGTTCTTCCTGCCCTGGTTCGACAAGGCGCCGGTGAACTCGATCCGCTATCGCCCGGACTGGAACAAATGGCTTTACGCCGTTTTTGTGGTGGTCTTCCTGATCCTGGGCTATCTGGGTGTGCAGCCGCCGAGCACGGCGGGCACCATCGTGTCGCAGATCGGCACCTTGTTCTACATGGGCTTCTTCCTGCTGATGCCCTGGTGGAGTGTGAAGGGCGAGTTCAAGACCCCGCCTGATCGCGTGAACTTCACCGCCCACTGA
- a CDS encoding glutathione S-transferase N-terminal domain-containing protein: protein MMVLYSGTTCPYSHRCRFVLFEKGMDFEIRDVDLFAKPEDIALMNPYNDVPILVERDLILYESNIINEYIDERFPHPQLMPGDPLARARVRLFLLNFEKELFAYVNILENRANGPKPTDKLLEKARGQIRDRLTQLAPIFLKNKFMLGDDFSMLDVAIAPLLWRLDYYGIDMSKNAAPLLKYAERIFSRPAFIEALTPSEKVMRR from the coding sequence ATGATGGTTCTCTACTCGGGCACGACTTGCCCTTATTCGCACCGCTGCCGCTTCGTTCTGTTCGAGAAGGGCATGGACTTCGAGATCCGCGATGTGGACCTGTTCGCCAAGCCCGAAGACATCGCGCTGATGAACCCGTACAACGACGTGCCCATCCTGGTGGAGCGCGATCTGATTTTGTACGAGAGCAACATCATCAACGAGTACATCGACGAGCGCTTCCCGCACCCGCAGCTGATGCCCGGCGACCCGCTGGCCCGTGCTCGTGTGCGTCTGTTCCTCTTGAACTTCGAGAAGGAACTGTTCGCCTATGTGAACATTCTGGAGAACCGCGCGAACGGTCCCAAGCCGACCGACAAGCTGTTGGAAAAGGCTCGTGGTCAGATTCGTGACCGCCTGACCCAACTGGCGCCCATCTTCCTGAAGAACAAGTTCATGCTGGGCGACGACTTCTCGATGCTGGACGTGGCCATCGCTCCGCTGCTGTGGCGCCTGGATTACTACGGCATCGACATGAGCAAGAACGCCGCGCCGCTGTTGAAGTACGCCGAGCGCATCTTCTCGCGCCCGGCCTTCATCGAGGCGCTGACACCCTCCGAGAAGGTCATGCGTCGTTGA
- a CDS encoding class I SAM-dependent methyltransferase encodes MDSERSALAPAAAAAPDEALMRFVSLCEQALQSGAWQRLQLSHPGTTVGDLQRILMRPVALRGQAQVQTVWRHATKDLTRNLTPDQALQLLREQLGVGLRAGLLVDAQAQWQLDFNRKGRARLARHGAMAAAPGPSQPAAEAQTHNRSKERWLDLAHPAWAALGLAQLGRDGQPSLVPAMARKWRQINHFIEIFDAALRAADLAPGQTVRVADFGCGKAYLTFAVHEHLRRGGWQPEVRGVELREDLVAQTEGLARRLNLQGLSFSQGDVGHEAVQPLDVMIALHACDTATDHALHHGLRAGARVILSAPCCHKQLRGQLQPPGVLRPLFKHGVHLGQEAEMLTDGLRALLLEGEGYETQVFEFIALEHTQKNKMIQAVRRAQALGARQQEAADQAQALKSFWGVREQMLETLLRQG; translated from the coding sequence ATGGATTCTGAACGCTCTGCTCTTGCTCCCGCTGCTGCTGCGGCCCCCGATGAAGCTTTGATGCGCTTTGTGTCGCTGTGCGAACAGGCCCTGCAGTCCGGCGCCTGGCAGCGTCTTCAGCTCAGCCACCCGGGGACGACCGTGGGCGATCTGCAGCGCATTCTGATGCGCCCGGTGGCGCTGCGGGGTCAGGCCCAGGTCCAGACTGTGTGGCGGCATGCGACCAAGGACCTGACCCGCAACCTCACGCCCGACCAGGCCCTGCAGTTGTTGCGTGAGCAGCTGGGGGTGGGCCTGCGTGCGGGCCTGCTGGTGGATGCCCAGGCGCAATGGCAGTTGGACTTCAATCGGAAGGGCCGGGCGCGGCTGGCGCGCCATGGCGCGATGGCCGCAGCCCCAGGCCCGAGCCAGCCGGCCGCAGAGGCACAGACGCACAACCGCAGCAAGGAACGCTGGCTGGACCTGGCCCATCCGGCCTGGGCGGCGCTGGGGCTGGCCCAGTTGGGCCGCGATGGCCAGCCCAGCCTGGTGCCGGCCATGGCGCGCAAATGGCGGCAGATCAATCACTTCATCGAAATCTTCGACGCCGCGCTGCGTGCCGCCGACCTGGCGCCGGGCCAAACGGTGCGGGTGGCCGACTTCGGCTGTGGCAAGGCCTACCTGACCTTTGCCGTGCACGAGCATTTGCGCCGTGGCGGCTGGCAGCCCGAGGTGCGCGGGGTGGAGTTGCGTGAGGACCTGGTGGCGCAGACCGAAGGGCTGGCACGCCGCTTGAACCTCCAGGGTTTGAGCTTCAGCCAGGGCGATGTGGGTCATGAGGCGGTGCAGCCGCTGGACGTGATGATCGCGCTGCACGCCTGCGACACCGCCACCGACCACGCGCTGCACCACGGCCTCCGTGCTGGTGCGCGTGTCATTCTCAGCGCCCCTTGCTGCCATAAGCAGCTGCGGGGGCAATTGCAGCCCCCTGGCGTATTGCGCCCCTTGTTCAAGCATGGCGTGCACCTGGGCCAAGAGGCCGAGATGCTGACCGATGGCCTGCGCGCCCTGCTCTTGGAAGGGGAGGGCTATGAGACCCAGGTGTTCGAGTTCATCGCGCTGGAGCACACGCAGAAGAACAAGATGATCCAGGCGGTGCGCCGTGCCCAGGCCCTGGGTGCGCGGCAGCAGGAAGCTGCAGATCAGGCCCAGGCCCTGAAGTCTTTCTGGGGTGTGCGCGAGCAGATGTTGGAGACCTTGCTGCGCCAAGGCTAA
- the argJ gene encoding bifunctional glutamate N-acetyltransferase/amino-acid acetyltransferase ArgJ: protein MPVDLTAPLPSELFAVPGVRIGSTMAGVRKVGRRDLSVWLLDEGSAVGGVFTQNRYCAAPVQLCREHVALGSVRAFLINTGNANAGTGADGLARARRSCGALAAKLGLLPEQVLPFSTGVIMETLPVERIEAGLDAALLAAAPDHWFEAAQAIMTTDTLPKAASRRIEIEGRSVTLTGIAKGAGMIRPNMATMLGFVATDACVAPALMQALAREAADASFNRITVDGDTSTNDSFVVVATQKAGHAPITDLDSPAGRALRAALNDLAVQLAQAIVRDGEGATKFIRVQIDGGRDEAECRLAAYAIAHSPLVKTAFFASDPNLGRILAAVGYAGIADLDQSLIEMHLGDVHVVTAGGRHPEYVEADAARVMKGSDILVRVNLNRGSATSTVWTCDFSEDYVRINADYRS from the coding sequence ATGCCCGTCGATCTCACCGCCCCTCTCCCTTCCGAGCTTTTTGCAGTGCCCGGCGTGCGCATCGGCAGCACCATGGCGGGTGTGCGCAAGGTCGGCCGGCGCGACCTATCGGTTTGGTTGCTCGATGAGGGCAGCGCTGTGGGTGGGGTGTTTACGCAGAACCGCTACTGCGCCGCGCCGGTTCAGTTGTGTCGTGAACATGTGGCGCTCGGGAGCGTCCGCGCGTTCTTGATCAACACCGGCAACGCCAATGCCGGCACGGGGGCCGATGGCTTGGCGCGTGCGCGTCGTAGTTGCGGCGCATTGGCAGCCAAGCTCGGACTGCTTCCCGAGCAAGTGCTGCCGTTCTCGACCGGTGTGATCATGGAAACCTTGCCGGTCGAGCGCATCGAAGCTGGCCTGGATGCCGCCCTGCTGGCCGCGGCGCCCGACCACTGGTTTGAGGCCGCCCAGGCCATCATGACCACGGATACCCTGCCCAAGGCTGCCTCGCGCCGTATCGAGATCGAGGGTCGTAGCGTCACGCTGACGGGCATTGCCAAGGGCGCCGGCATGATCCGCCCCAATATGGCCACCATGCTGGGCTTTGTGGCCACCGATGCCTGCGTGGCTCCGGCTCTGATGCAGGCCTTGGCGCGCGAGGCGGCTGATGCGTCCTTCAATCGCATCACGGTCGACGGCGACACCTCGACCAATGACAGCTTTGTGGTGGTGGCCACGCAAAAGGCCGGCCACGCGCCCATCACCGATCTGGACAGTCCCGCTGGTCGCGCCCTGCGCGCGGCCTTGAATGACTTGGCCGTGCAATTGGCCCAGGCCATCGTGCGCGACGGCGAGGGTGCCACCAAGTTCATCCGCGTGCAGATCGACGGGGGGCGCGATGAGGCTGAATGCCGCTTGGCCGCGTATGCGATTGCGCACTCTCCCCTGGTCAAGACGGCCTTCTTCGCCAGCGACCCCAATTTGGGCCGCATCCTGGCTGCGGTGGGCTATGCCGGCATTGCTGATCTGGATCAGAGCTTGATCGAGATGCACCTGGGTGATGTGCACGTGGTGACGGCCGGCGGCCGCCACCCTGAGTATGTTGAAGCCGATGCGGCGCGGGTGATGAAGGGCAGCGACATCCTGGTGCGGGTCAATCTGAACCGCGGGAGCGCCACCAGCACGGTGTGGACCTGCGACTTCAGCGAAGACTACGTCCGCATCAACGCCGACTACAGATCCTGA
- a CDS encoding PEP-CTERM sorting domain-containing protein — translation MQGRRLFSALAAAGLMLVGGAVQALELSYGGTAGVSVTANSSTGGSNQLVSRYTAGTMTYQDRAGNSFAAFCVEPSQRFANGANGFVDFTIGSFSAATEARLEALYSTSFASTVGNSAQAAAFQLAIWEIVNEAPGQPMSLAFGSGSIYLTGTHVGNAAQNLAMTNTLRASAQSMLTAAQNYTGPNLYQVSYLSNGTFQDMVIAQAVPEPATYALMGLGLLVIGLRKRRQD, via the coding sequence ATGCAAGGGCGTCGCCTCTTTTCTGCGCTGGCTGCAGCCGGCTTGATGCTGGTGGGGGGCGCCGTGCAAGCTCTGGAACTGAGCTACGGTGGTACGGCCGGGGTGTCCGTGACTGCCAACAGCTCCACCGGAGGTTCGAATCAACTGGTTAGCCGCTACACAGCCGGCACCATGACTTACCAAGACCGGGCCGGCAACAGCTTTGCTGCTTTTTGCGTCGAGCCCAGTCAGCGCTTTGCAAATGGTGCAAACGGGTTCGTAGACTTCACCATCGGTAGCTTTTCAGCGGCTACTGAGGCGCGTCTTGAGGCTCTGTACTCGACCAGTTTTGCTTCCACAGTTGGCAATAGCGCCCAGGCTGCAGCATTTCAATTGGCCATCTGGGAAATTGTCAACGAGGCGCCGGGCCAGCCCATGTCGCTGGCCTTTGGAAGCGGCAGCATCTATCTGACCGGCACCCATGTCGGAAACGCAGCCCAGAATTTGGCCATGACCAATACGCTGCGCGCCTCCGCTCAAAGTATGTTGACGGCGGCTCAGAACTACACAGGCCCCAACCTCTATCAGGTCAGCTACCTGTCCAACGGGACCTTCCAGGACATGGTGATCGCCCAGGCCGTCCCCGAGCCGGCTACCTACGCACTCATGGGCTTGGGTCTGTTGGTGATCGGCCTGCGCAAGCGGCGCCAGGACTGA
- a CDS encoding ClpXP protease specificity-enhancing factor: MMDQEQSLPSTRPYLIRALYEWCVDGGFTPFLAVQVGPGVRVPMEFVRDGQITLNIGADATQGLQIGNEWIEFKARFGGVARELLVPIDHVLAIYARENGQGMAFPAPELEAEAPESASADSAPVLRLAPEPETAESSHNPPPDEPPPSPRPALKRVK, from the coding sequence ATGATGGATCAGGAGCAGTCCTTGCCCTCGACGCGCCCGTATCTGATCCGGGCGCTGTACGAGTGGTGCGTGGACGGTGGCTTCACGCCCTTCCTGGCTGTCCAGGTGGGGCCTGGTGTGCGCGTGCCGATGGAGTTTGTGCGCGATGGGCAGATCACGCTCAACATCGGCGCGGACGCGACTCAGGGTCTGCAGATTGGCAACGAGTGGATCGAGTTCAAGGCTCGCTTTGGCGGCGTGGCGCGCGAACTGCTGGTGCCTATCGACCATGTGCTGGCCATCTACGCCCGCGAGAACGGCCAGGGCATGGCCTTTCCTGCGCCGGAGCTTGAAGCGGAGGCGCCTGAGTCGGCGTCGGCCGATTCGGCACCTGTGCTGCGCCTGGCGCCCGAGCCCGAGACTGCAGAGTCCAGTCATAATCCGCCCCCCGACGAACCGCCGCCCAGCCCTCGGCCGGCGTTGAAGCGGGTTAAATAG